The nucleotide sequence TTTTATCACAGTTAATGCTCCTCTTCCTACTAAGTCTCCGACTTTAGGAACTTCTCCTTCTTTTAACTCTAAGTCAACTTCTGGATCACTCAAATACCCCTTTACATTTCCATTGGCATCAGTAGTAGCTAACATCTGTTTTAATAAACCATCTGTATTTGTTCTTATAGTTAATAAGTCATCTCCCTTTAGAGTCGCACCCATCATAACTGCTCCTGTCAAAAATCTTCCAAAAGCCTTTATTGCTGTAGGACTGCATTTGTGGATATCCAATGCTTCCTGCACTATATCCTTTGTATCAACTATAAAAAATCTTGCATTTTTACTTGAACCTCTTAATAATTTCCCCATATTTATCTCCTTTTATTAAATCACTATTAAATCAAACTTTGTTCTTCATAGATGATTTTTTATCCTTTATTTTTCTATTTTATTTTATAATTTTCTAAAGGTAATTATATCAGATAATACACTTTTTTTCAATCTGACAAATCTTTTGACCTAATATTTTATACGATCTGTTATGCCCCTAAAAAATAAATAATTTTTTTGTCTGTCTCAAAGCCTTTTAATCTTCCAATTCCTACCTTTTGGTAACTACACCACCAAAAAGTGCCTTCTTTTTTTTCTAAAAATTTTAATATATACTAGTCACATGTAAAAAATATTAAATAATTTCAGGAGGAAACAAACATGCAAAGATTTACAATACCAAGAGACCTATATTTCGGAGAGGACGCATTATCACACTTAAACACAATTAAAGGAACTAAGGCCTTTATCGTTATAGGATCACAAAGATTAGTTAATGACGGGACAGTACCTGCTGCTGTTGAATATTTAAAAGCAGCTGGAATAGAGAGTGAATTATTCGTAGGTGTAGAAAATGACCCTTCAGTAGCTACTGTTATGAAAGGTGTAGAAGCTATGAACAAATTTCAGCCAGATGTAATTATAGGAATAGGTGGAGGTTCCCCGATAGATGCTGCAAAAGCTATGTGGATCTTCTATGAGCACCCGACATTCACATTTGAAGAAGCTGCAAAACCATTTAACTTACCGGAATTAAGAAACAAAGCTAAGTTTATAGCAGTTCCTACAACAAGTGGTACAGCTACAGAAGTTACATCATTTGCTGTAATCACAGACAATGAAACTAATATCAAATATCCAATCGCAGACTACAACATCACTCCAGATGTGGCTATTGTAGATACTAACTTAGTACAGACAATGCCTAAGGGATTAGTTGCTAACACAGGAATGGATGCATTAACTCATGCACTAGAAGCTTATGTTTCAAAAGCAAGAAACCCATTTACAGATGCACTTGCAATGAAATCTATTGAGATGATTGCAGATACTTTAATCAACTCTTACAATGGAGAAGATCAGTCTAGAAAAGATATGCATATTGCACAAAACTTAGCAGGAATGGCATTCTCAAACGCTATCCTTGGTATAGTTCATTCAATGGCTCATAAAACTGGTAAAGTTTTAAATATTGCCCATGGATTAGCTAATGCAATCTATCTTTCTTATGCTATTGAATTCAATGCAAAAGATAAAGTTGGAAAAGCACAATATGCCCATGCAGCTAAAACAATAGGATTAGCAGGGAATAATGAAACTGAATTAGTAGAATCATTGGTAAACTTAGTTAAAGAATTAAGAGAACAAATGAATATGCCTCATTCATTAAAAGAATTTGGAATAGAAGAGGAGTTCTTCTTAGCAAACTTAGATGAGATCGCTAGAACATCAGTAGCGGATCCATGTACAGGTACAAACCCAAGAGAGATATCTGTAGAAGAGATGAAAAACTTATTCAAAG is from Psychrilyobacter atlanticus DSM 19335 and encodes:
- a CDS encoding iron-containing alcohol dehydrogenase, whose amino-acid sequence is MQRFTIPRDLYFGEDALSHLNTIKGTKAFIVIGSQRLVNDGTVPAAVEYLKAAGIESELFVGVENDPSVATVMKGVEAMNKFQPDVIIGIGGGSPIDAAKAMWIFYEHPTFTFEEAAKPFNLPELRNKAKFIAVPTTSGTATEVTSFAVITDNETNIKYPIADYNITPDVAIVDTNLVQTMPKGLVANTGMDALTHALEAYVSKARNPFTDALAMKSIEMIADTLINSYNGEDQSRKDMHIAQNLAGMAFSNAILGIVHSMAHKTGKVLNIAHGLANAIYLSYAIEFNAKDKVGKAQYAHAAKTIGLAGNNETELVESLVNLVKELREQMNMPHSLKEFGIEEEFFLANLDEIARTSVADPCTGTNPREISVEEMKNLFKAVYYGEKVTF